The stretch of DNA TAATTGTTACATTTTCTTTACATTACTTTTATTATTGTATCGTTAGGCTTCATATTTGTGTAAAGCactttgtatttttctttgttagtAATATGTAGAAGAGCCTATTTTTTACACATTACAAAAAATTCCTGCGTATCATTATTTATAGTGATATTACTGTATAAAGCTGATTTTAATACATATGTaattgttttacatttattatAAATTACTCCCTATGACTTGTATTCCTTGCGGCGTTCACCCTCTACTTGCTACCCTGATAGTCTTATGTACCCACTAATGATAGGAGGTCGCCCTGGCAGTTTCTTACTCCGGGACCTCCTGATGCTGTATATAATTTGTAAGCCCGTGTCTTCTACATGCAATAACAATAAACGTGAACTACTTTTAGTCCTTCTGTGACGCCCTCCTTGCCCAGTGGGTCATACGAGGCCTTtaagggaatatatatatatatatatatatatatatatatatatatatatatatatatatatatatatatatatatatatatatatatatatatatatactatttgCGCAGGGCGCAAAGTGAAAGCTTTTACAGCAATGTTGGTCTGATATCTAGGTACCACGTGCATTTGGGCAGTACCTGTGGAAATATTCGAGAAAGAGAACGCACACACTTTAGAGCCTTTTGTTTCATGTTTACAAAATGCACTTCTTCCACATGTAAACTACATGCCTTTCGCCTGGTGCTAACAGCTCGTATATGAAGGAGCATAGGGAAGGCGCCTCTCTGTTTGTCTTCAGATATTTCGAGTCCACCCAGACTTGATAGCCTGAAAAGGTATTAATATGTAAAGGCTCATTTATCGTTGAAAGCCGGTGTCTTCGCCTAGAATGAAAGCTAATGGTCCATCATTGTGCTCACTCATCCGTTTCTTGCATATGTACTTAGAAAGCCGCTCAAGCTAATAGTTGTTGCTATTATAGTGGATAAAAGGAAGTTTTATAAAATTTATACGGAGCATGCAGACTATGTTCGTTGGAGTAAAGTCGCGCTAGATATGGCTAATTTCAGGGAATGCAGATAGGGCGTTAAGAAACCGCAGTTGCTGACTGCACAACTCGGAAAACAGTTTAACGAGAGTACACGCGCTGAAATAATTAAAAGAAGCACAATCGACTGGCACAATAATATAGAAAACGTGGCAACCCGCTTAATTAGTGTTTGAAATATGCTGGTACCATGACAGCTGCAACATACTTTTGACACTTGAATAAGCATTCTCATTGCTACAGAGCATTTCCCAACCAAACAGCTGTTATTTTAATTTAAAGGTGCTTTAATAAACAGAGACATACCCAACTTTGAGGTCCAAAGGACAATGCAGTGCTTATAATCAGTGTATATAACCTGAAAGACTTCACGATGTGCTTTTCTCCCTGGAAAGTAATACATATGCACTTTaatgtaaagaaaaataaaggtggTGTAACAAAAAAGGTAAATATGTTCTCTTGCGCAAACAAAATGGCGATGATGCGCAGTTATTCATAGCGATAAGGGATTGTGTGCATCATAGATCAGTGTAAGGTGTGGATGACTTTACGGTGTTGACATTGACGCAAGAACGCAGGCATGCACTCACGAATGCACGCAATTGGGCACCTTTGGTCGATGATCGAGAACATGCAAATGCTCTACAAGCTTTACGTACGCGGGAGCTTCTTAGTAAAGCCACGTTTGTGCCCGAATTACGAAATCATAATATTACTCAACTGTACACATTCTATTCGGTGCATTATAAAATTCACCGACGGTTGCGATATTTGctagtgcgaaatttgagtgcagctgtatacctgtttcatttcgcgatatattggctggcgcggacaatctgcgtcgtgcggcacgttgaaaaCTAAGGGAGGAAAATgtcgcgcgactgcctcgctaatcgtaacgcgtgggcgcgattcacagcgtGCCACCGCATACAGGCTTCCGCTCATGCCGCGCTTTGTTTCAATACAGATAACGCGAGCTACTCTGGCGCCAAATCGTAGCCACCGTTGCCGCATAGCCCGTAgagcgcggcactacgcttttcttcgcacgctGTCGCTGTGCCCTCCTTCTCCGGcatccgcctcatggttccgctgcaccctcgcCCTGCACTTTCCTCGTGGCGCTCTCGTCGttgtcgccgtctttcatccgcgtTCGCTCCTTGATCCTTTTTCTGTGCTCGTTCACGCGATTACGacgacgccgagggacgacctcgacgctcgctgcaggaacgggcgcctgagagctgcgctctaaaagggtTGCAAAGTTAATGCACTGCTTAGAGTTGCTGCATACTTAACGGTAACTTTTCAAAATACCCACCAATAAGAATATCGACAATGAATTCGTTATGGTGCCGATAAGCTTCGTCTGTTTTGTTCACTTGTACTGGCTTGAAAGATGACCTGTAAAATTACGACATGAACACGCATTGTTTATTGTGGCTTATTTTAAATTTCGAATGGGGTGAAGGGATATGGCTGAATTTAGGTTGATGCGAACGTCGCTGCATAGCTCTTACGCAAGTGCAAACACCTTCTGACAGCATATGTGTGCTTATGGCATAATTCCATTATTCTACATAAATTTTACGTGATGCCAGCAATCCTGAGCTTACATTCAGTGCCTGTCACCATCGTGATGGATAGACGTACTCTCTAGTGCGGTACGCACATCGGATGTTTGTTGGCCGCGCGTGCTCTGCTACCGGTCTCGTTGAGTTTGCTGTGTGTTCTGACACACAGCAAACTCAACATATGCAAAGTGTGTTCGACGTATAACAAGGTTTTAGAACGGAAGCTTGGTTACCCTAACCAAGCCAATAGGTGGAATATCTTGGCATGCCGCTGCGCTTTAAACCACGAAGGCGTCGTTGACCATTGCACGACGAAAGCGGCTACAAGTAGAGGTCTTCTCTTGATGGAGTTACATGTTTTGTGCAGTGTTACGTTATTTAGGACATTATCGTGGAAGACCCCTTAAAAGAGAAAAGCAAACCAAGAAGCGGGTCAATATTTTTTGCTTACATAGTAATTGTATAAATTAGCTTAATACTTACCGTAGCTGATTTTTGTGCCTGTAGCCGTACACGTACATAGGCACGTTTGATATTTTTGAAAATGGGGCCTTTGCAACGCGTAGGCAAGGATATTTTGAACCAAACGTATTATCCCATGAATGGTAGAGAAGAAAGAAGGTCGTCATCTTTGTTTCTTGCATTAGCTGTAACAAAAAAAAGGAGTGCTCTATTGCACGACATTGCAAATGTATTCGACGATAGTCATCAATAAGAGCGCATCAAAGGAGAACAACATATATCTACAAATGTTTTGCATGTCTCTCCTTTGTGACGTATTTAGCTTTACGCGCTTTTTGTATGTGAAGGATAATCGACTGGCACGAACCGGCGCTCAAGCATCGATAAcggttatttatttttattttattttttagatGCAGAGAAATGGGAAGGTCGGCTAAGTTACACCTGGTTCCCAAAATTATCTGCAGTCTTGCCACACGTAGTGCATGTAGCAAAATTGTTGAAATATTTGCCGACAAATAACTACGTCAATGTAGCTAGAAGCTACAGAGGACGCCCATGCACCTTGCTCTGAAACAAATCTTCTCGGCTAAAAGATAATTATACTGGCACCACCTTTCTGCGCCCGCCGTGCCACAAAGTCAGCTATGCGAGAAGATAGCCTATGGAAGGGCAAGGGGGAATCAATCGTAAACTGAAAGCGTCGAAACATCCATGAACCAAAGTGTTGTGCTGAAGTCCGACATGCGGAAGCGGACTCTTGGAAACGATATTCGACGTCCACCTAAAGCACCACCAATATGAAGGCAGAGTTGAATGTCAGGTTGCCACTTCACAAATTTACCTCCTACCAACGAATGTCCTCAGGAATCGTACGGCTAGTGTATGGAAACCTTTTATATCTATTATTATAGGAAGTCATGGTCAATAAGAGATGCGCATTTTTCCCTTTTACAAAAAGTAGCGCGGAATATCGAGCTTTCATTACTGAAGGGGTTCTCCCGCTTTCTATCTTTCTCTTTGCTATTATCTCTGTTCAAGGGGACGCTTGTGGCCGGCTGTTCCCTTTATCCTAATTTCTCTCGCATCGAACGATGCGTGAATGTCAAACAAGTATAAAAGAAAAGATAagatcaacaaaaaaaaaaagagggagacaTATCCAGAGAAACACCATTGCAGCCGTTCGTAGTGCAGGATTGCAACTAACACTAGCCAGTGCTAAGTGGCTACTGCTGCTTTCTTGGCCTTAAGAAGTGTAACAATGCATTTGTAGCCCTTCGCTGGGACGCCTCATAAGGTCGGTGCACTGAAATTATTTGTTTTGACAATGGTCTGTCATCAAGGTGACCTAGCGCATCCGCGACCGATCAGGAGCGGAAAACTGAAAGTATGATACGTCCGCTTGGACTCACCTTTTGCGCATTGGGTGCATCTTCCAGTGCTTTGGCGATGACGTGTCGGGGCGAGCACACTTGTGCATTGACGACGCTGACGCGTAAAATCACGAAAAAGCCTCCAAGCGCAGCGAGCATGTTGCCTTTGGCTGTGTACCGACCACACAATGGAGTTCTCTCTGCTTTCGCCGCTCGTGGGCGTTATACATTTATGATTGTGCGCAGACTACGCGATGCGAGAGCTTTTCGAGGCCGCTTGAAGGGCGACTTTTgcactttagtttttttttccgtTTCCAAATGTCGACGCTTTACTTATATGGACGCGTCCTATAAGGCATTTAACGAACTGAGATTTGTGCCGGTACTTTTTCGACATCGTTCTAAGTGCTTTTGCGGGTGCACAGCAATATCTCGGAAGCGATTACGTAAACTTCTTTTATCTCAGATATAAAACAATTTGCGAAAGTAGCTGGGAATTGTTTATTACAGTCTTTATCTTCAGAAAATTCCGTGAAAATTGACTCGATCTTGATATGTACCCGATATTGCAGTCACCGATTAGGAACAACGCCCGCGAAGTGCGCTACGAATACCACGTATTGACGCAGAAATTCAGGACGTAGGGCATGCGACATTACTACGTGATGTTGCACTTTCGTTTCAACGTTCAAACCAAAATAGCTTTTTTACGACTAGAAACACAAGTAGATGGTTACTATCTCAATGTACATCCGTGATCAAAAGTAGGAAGACAGTGAGCTACGCGGCAAAACCGAGTTTCTGGGCAACTTCGACAGCAGGTAACACGAAACTGGCGAATGCACTGCCATCTTTGCAATGGCAAGTCTGAACTGCAGTCTTCAGTTTTAGTTTACGCGCCGAGGATGCGAAGGACGTCGCATATTTTAGCAGAACTCTTGCTCTGCAGGTATTATACCGTTCATCCAGATCTAAGTGTGAGAGTTCAAACGAAAAAGGGGTTTTATCGTGTTCGTGACATTAGATTGTTCAATGAAAGGTCACGCAGTggcaacaaaaacaaagaaagacgcAGAAATTGTCTTCGCAGTCTTAAGGTACAGCACTGGCAATCGCTATTCATGCGCACGCGCAGGCACACGCGAAAGTTGAGCGTTAAGGCATAAGAATTCGAGCCCAAAGAATTAATAATTAATTTCTCTTTTCATTTCGCTTTTCAGTTCGGACTCAGGTAATTGAGTCCACCCCTCATTATATTGTACGAAGAGGAATTCATTCCGCTGTAATGTATGTGTTGATATATATGGACTTGTGCTGTTTTATGTTTTATGTTCTATGCGTCTTGGAAAAAATGAAGGGCGAGGGCGTCAAGTTGTTAATATAGCggctttttgttcttttcgcaGCATAATTGTTTTGTTTCTGCTGCATGAAAAACGATGAATAAAGTCGACATGATATCGTTAAGCGACGTACCACTGAGAGAAAAGTGCACACGTGCTGAAGAATACAATTTTTTCGCCGCCACAACCTTAGGCGGTAAGGCGGTGTCACTACACTAGTATTAACACAGCAGTATTAGGTTTCTTtaattttttgggggggggcgctTTAAAATAGCCTTTACAGTTCCCGTACCGACCTCACTCAATGTGGGCTTCCAGCTTGGGAAGTACTCAGTTTGTGCTCGAACACCAACCATGACACACGACACCAAAGGACAAATGCTTTGTCGCGGTGCTACGAACAGGACACATATCTTATCATTATCTTACTGTACCGAATTACTTTCACGTCACttttttgtgcaaaaaaaaagtatgtacATTGGGGAACGCTGGAAAGACTGATCTAATgaagtaaactttatttcggGCGATGTTTTGTTCTTGTCGTAGATATATTGTACAAATTAGTTTTTCAATCTAAACAAAGGAGAAGCAAAAAGGGCAGccaattttcgagaactttcttTACTGACATGAATTTATTCCGTTAAACGCGGAAATTAAAAGGGCGACTGTAACGCCAAACCTCAGAACTCTCATGAGTGTCAAAatttgtaaaaagaacacaaaatcTGCGTTCCTGCATCACCATCGTAAATCTCATAATGATAACCGTATAATAGCCTTGGTAATTCTGCACCTTTCTGCTCACTACAGTTAGAGGGAACACAAGTGTCTGTGCAGCAATCTGCAACGAACAAAACTTTTTAGCAGTTGGAAGGAAACTAGGAAACTTCTTTTACCCGGTTGTGTATTTCACAGGGTTTGTTGTCCTCGTAGCTTTTGTTAACTTTCGGACTCTTGCGAATAGAAGCTATGCTGCCCTCTGTCGACAATGGCTGTACAGTTGCAACTAGATGA from Dermacentor variabilis isolate Ectoservices unplaced genomic scaffold, ASM5094787v1 scaffold_15, whole genome shotgun sequence encodes:
- the LOC142567942 gene encoding uncharacterized protein LOC142567942, translated to MLAALGGFFVILRVSVVNAQVCSPRHVIAKALEDAPNAQKLMQETKMTTFFLLYHSWDNTFGSKYPCLRVAKAPFSKISNVPMYVYGYRHKNQLRSSFKPVQVNKTDEAYRHHNEFIVDILIGRKAHREVFQVIYTDYKHCIVLWTSKLGYQVWVDSKYLKTNREAPSLCSFIYELLAPGERHVVYMWKKCIL